From the Psychrobacillus sp. FSL K6-4046 genome, one window contains:
- a CDS encoding ABC transporter permease, giving the protein MIGKLIKADFLKIKRKGLWFLAFLGPFGVIALQMVNYGVRKDYLLKQSDDDWGYYLANVHSLTPLALVLGIAILTSFIASIENETNAWKQLISLPVSKMGVYLSKFTVLASLLFVSSLLVGIFSLVYGIFLNLGDDIPYLELLKYSFYPYLAALPVLALQLWIASVSQNQGIPITTGVLGVIFAYSAFFLPDWMIWKWPSLMNEWDEPIINALLGVGVGLVLYIAGMLDFMRRDVK; this is encoded by the coding sequence ATGATTGGAAAACTAATAAAGGCAGACTTTTTGAAGATCAAACGAAAAGGGTTATGGTTCCTAGCATTTTTAGGGCCGTTCGGAGTGATTGCGCTGCAAATGGTCAACTACGGCGTTCGGAAAGATTATTTACTAAAGCAAAGTGACGATGATTGGGGCTATTATTTAGCAAACGTACACTCGCTTACCCCATTAGCACTTGTATTAGGAATCGCTATTTTAACTTCATTTATAGCAAGTATAGAAAATGAGACGAATGCTTGGAAGCAGCTGATTTCATTGCCGGTCTCCAAAATGGGCGTGTATTTATCGAAGTTCACGGTTCTCGCAAGCCTGCTATTTGTATCCTCATTGCTTGTAGGAATATTTTCTTTAGTATATGGCATTTTTCTGAACTTGGGAGATGACATTCCTTACTTGGAGCTTTTGAAATATAGCTTTTATCCTTATTTGGCAGCTTTGCCAGTACTAGCGCTACAGTTATGGATTGCGTCCGTCAGTCAAAACCAAGGTATTCCCATTACAACAGGAGTGCTAGGTGTCATTTTTGCCTATTCGGCCTTCTTTTTACCGGACTGGATGATTTGGAAGTGGCCATCTTTGATGAACGAGTGGGATGAGCCAATCATTAATGCCCTGCTTGGAGTTGGGGTAGGGCTTGTATTGTATATCGCAGGAATGCTCGACTTTATGAGAAGGGACGTGAAATAA
- a CDS encoding ABC transporter permease, protein MLSILQSEWFKFRHSKILFMILTVPLVGIFLGLTNGLSDDRVNEWYLPLLTMNFTYGLLFLPLLTGVLASVICRYEHQAGGWKQLLALPVTRGKVFAAKYILLLLLVLVIQLLFFSSLYVVGIMQGFTDPFPMQIVWKSLVGGWVATLPLVALQLWMAIMFKSFAAPFAVNVILTLPTILIVNSERLGSFYPWAQPFLMMYIGGDTSDTFFVPWEQLLTVVGGSFLLFFIGGYIYFQRKAV, encoded by the coding sequence ATGCTCTCGATTTTACAATCAGAATGGTTTAAGTTTAGACATTCCAAAATTTTGTTCATGATTTTGACCGTGCCCCTTGTTGGTATTTTTCTTGGATTGACTAACGGTTTGTCAGATGACCGTGTAAATGAATGGTATCTGCCCTTGCTGACGATGAATTTTACGTATGGCCTACTATTTTTACCTCTGTTAACTGGAGTTTTAGCAAGTGTGATTTGTAGATATGAGCATCAGGCGGGGGGCTGGAAACAGCTGCTGGCATTGCCAGTGACAAGAGGAAAAGTATTTGCGGCGAAGTATATATTGTTACTATTGCTAGTGCTAGTCATTCAATTATTATTTTTCTCCTCCCTTTACGTAGTTGGTATCATGCAGGGGTTCACCGATCCATTCCCCATGCAAATTGTATGGAAAAGCTTAGTCGGGGGATGGGTGGCAACCTTGCCGTTAGTCGCATTACAGCTATGGATGGCCATCATGTTCAAAAGCTTTGCAGCGCCCTTTGCCGTTAATGTGATTTTAACATTGCCTACGATACTAATTGTAAACTCTGAGCGTTTAGGGTCCTTCTATCCGTGGGCTCAGCCATTTTTGATGATGTATATCGGAGGGGACACGAGTGATACGTTCTTCGTTCCATGGGAGCAATTATTAACGGTAGTTGGCGGAAGCTTTTTATTATTCTTCATTGGAGGATATATCTATTTTCAAAGGAAGGCGGTATAA
- a CDS encoding erythromycin esterase family protein, which translates to MERNFIVVMVILLAVLLTGCSSKAADNAESFISTVEAINIPDGVKVIGLGEATHGNVEFQELKKDVFESLIKQENVRVFVIEGDFGGGQQINDFILNGTGTAEEAVNTLDYAIYKTEQMVNLVQWMHDYNAIANEEEKLYFYGNDMQRYDYSKKGVLDFYQTVNENAFKNYESKLEHVSNENMRELTTDQLNDINQTVEEIIQDLQSNEAAYIEKTNKEAHSLALQYAQIMRQRTQLFLNEKDYMQLRDEYLAQNLQWIMEFETARGNEKVFFNGHNGHVEKTSASLAGYKSMGHYLDEQYGEAYFAIGTDFTKSKFQSKNGSGERKDYKVKNNNDLTDAFSKVESNIFYVDFEKAGESEVLKDIISKKQKMANIGDDFRYWYKFLKMFYTIEMVPNEAYDGVIIVKEATPTSVNE; encoded by the coding sequence ATGGAACGGAATTTTATAGTAGTTATGGTTATCTTGCTTGCAGTTTTATTGACAGGGTGCAGCAGTAAAGCAGCCGATAATGCAGAATCATTTATTTCAACCGTAGAAGCGATCAATATCCCAGACGGTGTGAAGGTCATCGGCTTAGGGGAAGCGACACATGGGAATGTGGAGTTTCAAGAGCTGAAAAAAGATGTATTTGAATCGCTAATCAAACAAGAAAACGTTCGTGTATTTGTCATCGAGGGTGACTTTGGTGGCGGCCAGCAAATAAACGATTTCATCTTAAATGGAACGGGCACAGCCGAAGAAGCGGTAAACACGCTGGACTACGCAATTTATAAAACAGAGCAAATGGTCAATCTCGTACAATGGATGCATGATTACAACGCAATCGCAAACGAGGAAGAAAAGCTATACTTTTACGGAAACGACATGCAGCGCTATGACTATAGCAAAAAAGGTGTGCTGGACTTTTACCAAACGGTTAACGAGAATGCCTTCAAGAATTATGAATCAAAGCTGGAGCACGTTTCTAATGAGAACATGCGTGAACTAACAACTGATCAATTAAATGATATCAATCAAACAGTAGAAGAGATTATTCAAGATTTACAATCTAACGAAGCAGCTTATATAGAGAAAACAAATAAAGAAGCTCACTCTCTTGCGCTACAATACGCTCAAATCATGAGGCAGCGTACTCAGCTATTCTTAAATGAAAAGGATTATATGCAGCTGCGAGATGAATACTTGGCACAAAACTTACAATGGATCATGGAGTTCGAGACAGCCCGTGGCAACGAGAAGGTTTTCTTTAATGGCCATAACGGACATGTGGAAAAAACGTCCGCATCGTTAGCTGGCTACAAATCGATGGGACATTATTTAGACGAGCAATATGGAGAAGCGTATTTTGCAATTGGAACGGACTTCACCAAGAGCAAGTTTCAGTCCAAAAATGGCAGTGGAGAGCGTAAAGACTATAAAGTAAAAAACAACAATGACTTAACCGATGCCTTTAGCAAGGTAGAGTCCAATATTTTCTATGTGGATTTTGAAAAAGCAGGAGAGTCGGAGGTTTTAAAGGATATTATATCGAAGAAACAAAAGATGGCTAATATCGGGGATGACTTCCGTTACTGGTACAAGTTTTTGAAGATGTTCTACACAATCGAAATGGTGCCAAATGAAGCTTATGATGGTGTCATTATCGTAAAGGAAGCAACACCGACAAGTGTAAACGAATAG
- a CDS encoding glycosyltransferase family 2 protein — protein sequence MDLLSIGLIIIFILYLLLQLKYIYSSLNTTKTKLLILPEKKISVLIPAYNEELVLKQCLDSWFRLDYTSKEAIFINDGSTDATLHVLQEMLDLEVTPRDSTILFNTVGIKNVYLSKKYPDILVVDQYNGGKSAALNTGISIATGEIVITLDADSILEKNSLNKINEAFVDPKVIAGGGMVHVGQQINKQGLIHYTKNWIIKYQVSGYLSSFYVRKVTQAKLNVLNVVSGAFGAFRRDVLQQIGGYRDTLGEDMEITFRLQKYMHKRNLGEKMIFIPEAVCYTEVPENFASLMHQRIRWQKGFIDCINLYKKDFFINLGKKFSSFLLFESITLSIVGTVALVIFPISIVLGNVSGITFLLMAIAWLSEFILRLVAVQRAGYYGYKFSILHWLRIILFTMWESITYRFLDTFFFTYGTILYFFGSRTNWNKLTRSGAVHFEDIEPAKVIAQ from the coding sequence TTGGATTTACTATCTATTGGCTTAATCATAATTTTTATACTTTATTTGCTCCTACAATTAAAGTATATATACAGCTCTCTGAACACAACTAAAACGAAGCTTCTTATTTTGCCAGAGAAAAAGATTTCTGTGTTAATACCAGCTTACAATGAAGAGCTCGTTTTGAAACAATGCTTAGATAGCTGGTTTAGGTTAGATTATACGAGTAAAGAGGCCATATTTATAAATGATGGGTCGACGGATGCCACCTTACACGTATTACAGGAAATGCTCGATTTAGAAGTGACGCCTAGAGACTCTACTATCCTCTTTAATACAGTGGGCATTAAAAATGTTTACCTAAGTAAAAAATATCCTGATATTCTAGTTGTGGATCAGTATAACGGCGGGAAATCAGCAGCCTTAAACACAGGAATATCTATAGCGACTGGTGAAATTGTCATCACCTTGGATGCTGACTCTATATTAGAAAAGAATAGCTTAAACAAGATCAATGAAGCATTTGTTGATCCAAAGGTGATAGCCGGTGGCGGGATGGTCCACGTCGGACAGCAAATAAATAAACAGGGCCTTATTCATTACACTAAAAACTGGATTATAAAGTATCAGGTTTCTGGTTATCTTTCATCCTTTTACGTAAGGAAGGTCACACAAGCGAAACTAAATGTGTTAAATGTAGTGTCTGGGGCCTTCGGGGCATTTAGAAGAGATGTCCTTCAACAAATTGGTGGTTATCGGGATACGCTTGGTGAGGATATGGAGATTACCTTCCGACTTCAAAAATATATGCACAAAAGAAATTTGGGAGAAAAAATGATTTTTATACCGGAGGCTGTCTGTTACACAGAGGTCCCAGAGAATTTTGCATCCCTTATGCATCAGCGTATTCGCTGGCAAAAAGGATTCATCGATTGCATAAATCTATACAAGAAAGACTTTTTCATCAATTTGGGTAAGAAATTTTCTAGCTTTCTCTTATTTGAATCCATCACTCTTAGTATAGTGGGGACAGTAGCACTGGTCATATTCCCAATCTCCATCGTACTCGGAAACGTATCCGGCATTACATTTCTGTTGATGGCTATCGCTTGGTTAAGCGAATTTATACTACGTTTAGTGGCAGTTCAAAGAGCAGGATATTACGGCTATAAATTTTCTATTTTACACTGGCTTCGTATCATCCTCTTCACAATGTGGGAATCTATCACCTATCGCTTTTTGGATACCTTTTTCTTTACTTACGGTACTATTTTATACTTTTTCGGAAGCAGAACGAATTGGAACAAGCTGACTAGAAGCGGTGCAGTACATTTTGAAGACATCGAGCCTGCAAAGGTAATTGCCCAATAA
- a CDS encoding glycoside hydrolase family 16 protein encodes MNSLLIEEGQLIRAFFIVFIILLCSCNSDPVSNNPITKEEVKEIYEKEEEMRIIKHPTEPTIVEIPHEDHHTVNGWEVTFRDEFDQDHVSASKWNLLNTGYKAHGRLHHYLPEQVTSDSGVLKLEVSDSPYQSYPYRSGAVTTQGLHEQMYGKFEIRAKFPKGQGLFPAIWLLPTDHSSYPEIDIVEMLGQLPNELWHVAHQEEGNRAFHLNEQIDGSEWHTYTLDWSPDELIFYIDGEITFRTSNISHTSMYLLMNVTVGGTWVGDPNATTQFPAYMEVDYVRIYLK; translated from the coding sequence ATGAATTCACTTCTCATTGAGGAGGGGCAACTAATCAGGGCATTTTTTATTGTTTTCATAATTTTATTATGCAGTTGTAATAGTGACCCGGTCAGCAATAATCCAATAACTAAGGAAGAGGTAAAAGAAATATATGAAAAGGAAGAAGAGATGAGAATTATAAAACATCCAACAGAACCAACAATCGTAGAAATTCCCCATGAGGATCATCACACTGTAAATGGTTGGGAAGTTACCTTTCGTGATGAATTTGATCAGGATCACGTCTCTGCTTCTAAATGGAATCTCTTAAATACTGGTTACAAAGCACATGGTAGATTACATCACTACTTACCAGAACAAGTAACCTCCGATTCTGGTGTTCTAAAGCTAGAGGTTAGCGATTCCCCCTATCAAAGCTATCCTTATCGCTCCGGAGCTGTGACGACACAAGGCTTACACGAGCAAATGTATGGAAAGTTTGAAATAAGGGCTAAATTCCCAAAAGGTCAAGGGCTATTCCCTGCGATCTGGCTGCTCCCCACTGACCATTCTTCTTATCCAGAAATTGACATAGTGGAAATGCTAGGCCAATTGCCAAATGAACTTTGGCATGTCGCTCACCAGGAGGAAGGTAATCGAGCATTTCATCTGAACGAACAAATAGATGGGTCTGAGTGGCATACCTATACGCTCGATTGGTCACCGGATGAGCTGATTTTTTATATTGACGGTGAAATAACCTTTCGAACAAGCAATATCTCTCATACAAGCATGTATCTACTAATGAACGTGACAGTGGGTGGTACTTGGGTTGGTGACCCGAACGCAACAACGCAATTTCCAGCCTATATGGAAGTGGATTACGTAAGAATTTATTTAAAATAA
- a CDS encoding NlpC/P60 family protein, producing the protein MKKLTMIITLFILLLSTFTTASAAALFKDVDDSHPDKAAYDFLATKGLIVTNATSNFGVTKEITRLEAAELLVEALDIDTAKQFDVLISDFDRDHPSYPIVAAVVEKGIMSLDGDHAFNRDQPFSRGEAAVFLVQGFGLTGTVSKTFQDVLPGYWVSDAIKTLQSHNIISSTTDNTFRPLENVTKGDFVVWLARSMEPSLRKVTAPPAQPVPPAKSCEKPSNKKIVKVNVQVTSLWKTPNAYRAVDKPSISAPVDIHKWTKNMSIKEKWWLVNKVDTQALFGDEVTILKKSGNWVKIAIKDQYVPHQKEGYPGWVPKSHIYETTKDYSDCAIAVVNAKSTTLYSDTAKKNKYISISYSTILPVVKEEGDWLHVQTPQNGVKYMHKKDAKVFKNYKSIPKPTQKNIVNSAKMFLNLPYLWAGTSSYGYDCSGIIYSVYKNHGIIIPRDSFVQATKGKAVKKANLQPGDLVFFAGNRGKGKVYHVGLYVGDGKMLHAPSSSSKVRIESMNTGTFKTNYAGARRYLD; encoded by the coding sequence TTGAAAAAACTCACCATGATCATCACCTTGTTTATTTTGCTGTTGTCTACCTTCACTACCGCCTCTGCCGCTGCATTGTTCAAGGATGTGGATGACTCCCATCCAGACAAAGCCGCCTACGATTTTCTAGCTACAAAGGGTCTTATCGTCACTAACGCCACTAGTAATTTTGGAGTCACCAAGGAAATAACTCGATTAGAGGCTGCCGAGCTACTTGTCGAAGCATTGGATATAGATACAGCCAAGCAATTTGATGTGCTCATTTCCGATTTCGATCGAGACCATCCTAGTTATCCGATCGTAGCTGCTGTAGTTGAAAAAGGAATCATGAGTCTCGATGGAGATCATGCATTTAATAGGGACCAGCCATTTTCTCGTGGCGAGGCTGCCGTCTTTTTAGTTCAAGGCTTTGGTTTGACTGGAACGGTTTCGAAGACTTTTCAAGACGTGCTACCGGGTTATTGGGTATCGGATGCTATCAAAACTCTTCAATCCCACAACATTATAAGCTCGACTACCGACAATACATTTCGACCACTCGAAAATGTGACAAAAGGAGATTTCGTCGTTTGGTTAGCTCGCAGTATGGAGCCAAGTTTACGTAAGGTAACTGCTCCACCAGCCCAGCCCGTCCCTCCTGCAAAATCTTGCGAGAAGCCAAGTAATAAGAAAATAGTGAAGGTAAATGTGCAGGTAACCTCCCTTTGGAAGACGCCAAACGCATATCGTGCAGTAGATAAGCCGTCTATTTCTGCTCCAGTGGATATCCATAAATGGACAAAAAATATGAGCATCAAGGAAAAATGGTGGCTAGTAAATAAAGTTGATACCCAAGCATTGTTTGGTGATGAGGTAACGATTTTAAAGAAGAGTGGCAACTGGGTCAAAATCGCCATCAAGGATCAATATGTCCCTCACCAAAAGGAAGGCTATCCAGGATGGGTTCCAAAATCACATATTTATGAAACTACAAAGGATTATTCCGATTGTGCCATTGCCGTTGTAAATGCAAAAAGCACAACACTCTATAGCGACACAGCTAAAAAGAATAAATACATCAGCATTAGCTACTCTACTATCCTTCCAGTAGTAAAAGAGGAAGGCGATTGGCTACATGTACAGACTCCTCAAAATGGTGTGAAGTATATGCATAAGAAAGATGCAAAGGTTTTCAAAAACTACAAATCTATTCCGAAGCCGACTCAAAAGAATATCGTCAACAGCGCTAAAATGTTTCTAAACCTCCCATACTTATGGGCTGGTACTTCTTCTTACGGCTATGATTGCTCAGGTATCATCTACTCTGTTTACAAAAACCACGGAATCATCATTCCAAGGGATTCCTTTGTTCAAGCAACAAAAGGAAAAGCCGTAAAAAAAGCTAACCTGCAGCCGGGAGATCTAGTATTCTTTGCTGGTAACCGTGGCAAAGGAAAGGTATATCATGTAGGGCTATATGTGGGCGACGGTAAAATGCTTCACGCCCCTAGCTCATCCTCCAAAGTAAGAATTGAGTCGATGAATACTGGGACTTTTAAAACAAATTATGCAGGTGCACGGAGATATTTGGATTAA
- a CDS encoding Wzz/FepE/Etk N-terminal domain-containing protein, with product MKETITIQDIFKTIKKRLSLIVILTIIALAISAIVSYVVLTPIYQSSTQILVSQEKTEVNSFSSQDIETNLQLINTYNVIIKSPAILSLVIDELELNTTAAALTNKITVSNAEDSQVVNITVQDPDPQKAVDIANKTAEVFQAQIKTLMQVNNVSVLTPAVLGDNPTPVKPDPMLNMAIAAVIGMMLGVGLAFLLEYLDTTVKTEEDIEELLQLPVLGLISNISEKDLQSTKLEVIDRRKRL from the coding sequence ATGAAAGAAACAATAACAATTCAAGATATTTTTAAAACAATTAAGAAACGATTATCATTAATTGTTATATTGACGATAATTGCCTTAGCTATTAGTGCAATCGTAAGCTATGTTGTTTTAACCCCTATATACCAATCATCAACACAGATTTTAGTGAGTCAAGAAAAAACAGAAGTGAATTCGTTTAGCTCACAAGATATTGAAACGAATCTTCAACTTATTAATACATATAATGTAATCATCAAAAGTCCAGCAATCTTGTCACTAGTGATTGATGAATTGGAATTAAATACTACTGCTGCAGCCTTAACCAATAAGATTACAGTAAGCAATGCAGAGGATTCGCAAGTAGTTAATATTACAGTTCAGGATCCTGATCCTCAAAAAGCAGTTGATATTGCAAACAAAACTGCAGAGGTTTTCCAAGCACAAATAAAAACGCTCATGCAAGTAAACAATGTTAGTGTATTAACCCCTGCTGTTCTTGGGGATAATCCTACTCCAGTTAAGCCTGATCCGATGTTGAATATGGCCATAGCAGCGGTAATTGGAATGATGCTAGGGGTAGGACTGGCATTTTTATTAGAGTATCTAGATACAACTGTCAAAACAGAGGAAGATATAGAGGAACTATTACAATTACCTGTTTTAGGTTTAATTAGTAATATTTCCGAAAAAGATCTTCAAAGCACCAAACTAGAAGTAATCGATAGACGAAAGAGGTTGTGA
- a CDS encoding CpsD/CapB family tyrosine-protein kinase, which translates to MSNNKKKNKTLLTAARKLITTANSKAIVSEQFKTLRTNINFSMPDRETKTMLFTSASPSEGKSTVAANSAVVFAQEGKRVLLIDGDMRKPTVHYTFHLTNTSGLSNLLTGQAHLEGVIKHHEIENLDIVTCGPIPPNPAELLGSNRMEKIIGDLKEKYDMIIFDAPPVLSVTDAQILSNLCDGTVIVLSAGKTQKDALLKAKEALIASKANILGVVLNNYVLQKDHYYYQYYGVEE; encoded by the coding sequence ATGTCCAATAATAAAAAGAAAAATAAAACTTTATTGACTGCTGCTAGAAAGCTAATTACCACAGCCAATTCGAAAGCAATCGTTTCCGAACAATTTAAAACGCTTCGAACAAATATCAATTTTTCTATGCCTGATAGGGAAACGAAAACTATGCTGTTTACTTCTGCCTCTCCTAGTGAGGGGAAATCTACAGTGGCTGCAAATAGTGCAGTGGTTTTTGCTCAGGAAGGAAAGCGAGTGCTTTTAATTGATGGGGATATGCGTAAGCCGACAGTCCATTATACCTTTCATCTGACTAATACTTCAGGTCTCTCCAATTTACTTACAGGTCAAGCTCATCTAGAGGGAGTGATTAAGCATCATGAAATAGAAAATCTAGATATTGTAACTTGTGGTCCAATACCTCCGAATCCAGCAGAATTGCTAGGTTCTAATAGGATGGAAAAGATAATTGGAGATTTGAAAGAAAAATACGATATGATTATTTTCGACGCTCCTCCGGTATTGTCGGTTACTGATGCACAAATATTATCTAATTTATGCGATGGGACAGTTATTGTATTAAGTGCAGGGAAAACACAAAAGGATGCATTGTTAAAAGCCAAGGAAGCATTGATTGCTTCAAAGGCTAATATTTTGGGAGTAGTATTAAATAATTATGTACTTCAAAAAGATCATTATTACTATCAATATTATGGAGTTGAAGAGTGA
- a CDS encoding CpsB/CapC family capsule biosynthesis tyrosine phosphatase: MVDIHGHILPGVDDGPASMVESLGLLHQAEKEGITDIVVTPHAYHPQYNVRKDLVIEKYNNVKEELAKLDLQINLHLGQEIRIGDSIVEQIKEGKALTLANSKYVLLELPSSNVPNYTIAIIQELLGLGKVPVIAHPERNKAIAEKPSRLLKLITHGAISQITAGSLAGHFGKSIQKTSMQLIDCNLIHTYGSDVHSRKTRPFLFDAGLCYLEKHKKQDTVDIFLENNARIIENKEVIILEPIEPPSSKKWWSFIG; this comes from the coding sequence ATGGTAGATATCCACGGACATATACTTCCGGGAGTTGATGACGGTCCTGCGTCTATGGTAGAATCGCTTGGTCTTTTACATCAAGCAGAGAAAGAAGGAATTACGGATATTGTTGTGACACCACATGCTTACCACCCCCAATATAACGTAAGGAAAGACCTAGTGATAGAGAAATACAATAATGTTAAGGAGGAATTAGCAAAATTAGATTTGCAAATAAATTTACATTTAGGACAAGAGATAAGAATTGGAGACTCAATTGTAGAACAAATAAAAGAGGGGAAGGCATTGACCTTAGCCAACTCGAAATATGTTTTGTTAGAGCTGCCTTCATCAAATGTCCCTAACTATACTATAGCTATTATTCAAGAATTACTAGGTTTGGGGAAAGTACCGGTTATTGCACATCCGGAAAGAAACAAGGCTATTGCAGAAAAACCGAGTAGACTGCTAAAACTTATAACTCATGGAGCGATCTCTCAGATAACCGCAGGCAGCTTAGCTGGACACTTTGGAAAAAGTATTCAAAAAACCTCCATGCAACTAATAGATTGTAATCTGATCCATACGTATGGTTCTGATGTACATAGTAGGAAAACTAGGCCTTTTTTATTTGATGCGGGTCTATGTTATTTGGAGAAACATAAAAAACAGGATACAGTAGATATCTTTTTAGAAAATAACGCTAGAATTATCGAAAATAAAGAAGTCATTATTTTAGAACCAATAGAGCCACCAAGCTCTAAAAAATGGTGGAGTTTTATCGGCTAA
- a CDS encoding nucleoside-diphosphate sugar epimerase/dehydratase, whose translation MSLKRRMSMLILVDSCIVLFSIYIGYFLLHPIDNPFTDVLLLISSLAIFVAHHSFAMYYGLYRKVWEYASVKELLSIFKAVTFSILIVALIQAIVTGGVLGRALFVTWMLHMLLIGGTRLSWRVLRDTFISEKNSKGSKKRTLIIGAGAAGTMIARQLLKNTNSPLQPIAFLDDDLAKKGLDIFNMRVLGGTDIIEDVVLDQNIEHIIIAIPSMEKTRRARLLQQCLDTGIRTQTMPLIEDLLTGKVSINEIRDVKIEDLLGRDEVELDLEIISSKLTNKTILVTGAGGSIGSEICRQVARFNPKAVILLGHGENSIYTIDMELRQKVSRDTKLIPIIADVQDRGRIFDIVSEYKPDVIYHAAAHKHVPLMEYNPMEAVKNNIFGTKNVAEAADVFGVEYFVMISTDKAVNPPNIMGATKRFAEMVVQNLAKESKTKFAAVRFGNVLGSRGSVVPLFKKQIAIGGPITVTDPEMTRYFMTIPEASRLVLQAGSLASGGEVFVLDMGEPVKIVDLAKNLIKLSGYREDEIGIEFSGIRPGEKLYEELLSENEIQSRFVFPKIHIGKANPISQSELKYVMEKLPHMNNVTLKETLIGLANHKFVDSQIKEKV comes from the coding sequence ATGTCATTAAAGCGAAGAATGTCGATGCTGATATTAGTCGATTCTTGTATAGTGTTGTTTTCAATATACATTGGCTACTTTCTGCTACATCCGATCGATAATCCATTTACGGATGTATTGTTATTGATTAGTTCGCTTGCGATATTTGTAGCGCATCACAGTTTTGCAATGTATTACGGGCTGTATCGGAAGGTATGGGAGTATGCATCCGTGAAGGAATTATTGTCGATATTCAAGGCTGTAACTTTCTCTATATTGATTGTTGCTCTTATCCAAGCAATTGTAACGGGAGGAGTACTTGGTAGAGCACTATTTGTTACTTGGATGTTGCATATGTTGCTCATAGGAGGTACTAGATTATCCTGGAGAGTGCTAAGGGATACGTTCATAAGTGAGAAGAATTCTAAAGGGTCAAAAAAAAGGACACTTATAATTGGAGCTGGGGCAGCTGGAACAATGATTGCTCGACAATTGTTAAAGAATACAAACTCACCACTTCAACCAATAGCTTTTTTAGATGATGATTTAGCTAAAAAGGGATTGGACATCTTTAATATGAGGGTGTTGGGAGGTACAGACATAATAGAGGATGTTGTGTTGGATCAAAACATTGAGCATATCATAATTGCTATACCTTCAATGGAAAAGACCAGACGGGCAAGGCTTTTACAACAATGTCTAGATACTGGTATACGTACACAAACGATGCCTCTGATAGAGGACTTGCTAACTGGAAAGGTATCGATCAATGAAATAAGAGATGTAAAGATTGAAGACTTGCTTGGTCGAGACGAAGTAGAGTTAGACTTAGAAATAATTTCTTCAAAACTAACAAATAAAACAATACTTGTGACAGGAGCGGGTGGCTCTATTGGTTCAGAGATTTGTAGACAGGTGGCTAGGTTTAATCCAAAGGCAGTAATTCTACTCGGGCACGGAGAAAATTCTATTTATACTATAGACATGGAACTTAGACAAAAGGTTTCAAGAGATACAAAATTAATACCAATTATTGCAGACGTTCAGGATCGAGGTCGTATTTTTGACATTGTATCCGAATATAAACCGGATGTAATTTATCATGCAGCTGCGCATAAGCATGTTCCATTGATGGAATATAATCCAATGGAGGCTGTAAAGAACAATATATTTGGTACGAAGAATGTTGCTGAGGCAGCTGATGTATTCGGAGTAGAATACTTCGTTATGATTTCTACTGATAAAGCAGTAAACCCACCAAATATCATGGGGGCGACAAAACGCTTTGCAGAAATGGTGGTTCAAAATCTTGCAAAAGAAAGCAAAACTAAATTTGCTGCGGTTCGTTTTGGTAATGTTCTTGGTTCACGTGGAAGTGTAGTACCACTTTTCAAAAAGCAAATAGCTATTGGTGGACCAATAACAGTTACGGATCCAGAAATGACAAGATATTTTATGACAATACCCGAAGCTTCAAGACTTGTTCTTCAAGCAGGTAGCTTAGCAAGCGGGGGTGAGGTATTTGTTTTAGATATGGGAGAGCCGGTTAAAATAGTTGACCTTGCAAAAAATTTAATAAAACTTTCTGGGTACAGAGAAGACGAGATAGGTATAGAGTTTTCAGGTATAAGACCAGGGGAGAAATTATATGAGGAACTCTTAAGTGAAAATGAAATTCAAAGTAGGTTTGTATTTCCGAAAATCCATATAGGTAAGGCGAATCCAATCAGTCAATCTGAGCTAAAATATGTGATGGAGAAGCTTCCTCATATGAATAATGTAACGCTAAAAGAAACATTAATAGGATTGGCAAATCATAAGTTTGTCGACTCACAAATTAAGGAAAAAGTTTGA